In the Novosphingobium sp. 9 genome, one interval contains:
- a CDS encoding LysR family transcriptional regulator, translating to MELRDFDLNLLLVMDALFEEGTLTRAAQRLRLSQPTISAALAKLRSQLGDELFIRASGSMQPTARAQALRPAITGILQSVRSDVLAQADFAPSTYHGTITLSLSDIGELEFLPRLLALLEAEAPGARLRSVVANPQDLAAMMDAGEVDLAIGYFPDLVTAVFKQQLLFRHGSACIVRNDHPTIRKTLTLEDYLAARHIAVAPAGRLRDVVEATLAAQHLHREVALEIPHFINLPFLVEASDLVATVPQPLAQQFARICALRVFEVPFAVPALEIKQLWHKRYDGHPRLQWLRRIVARVIQNRPHLGVA from the coding sequence GTGGAACTGCGCGATTTCGACCTGAATTTGCTACTGGTGATGGATGCCCTGTTCGAGGAAGGCACGCTGACGCGCGCCGCCCAAAGGCTGCGGCTGAGCCAGCCCACCATCAGCGCGGCGCTTGCCAAACTGCGCAGCCAGTTGGGGGACGAGCTGTTCATCCGTGCGAGCGGCAGCATGCAGCCCACGGCACGCGCGCAGGCCTTGCGGCCCGCCATAACCGGCATCCTGCAATCCGTGCGCAGCGATGTGCTGGCGCAGGCGGATTTCGCGCCATCGACCTATCATGGCACGATCACGCTCAGCCTCTCGGATATAGGCGAGCTGGAGTTCCTGCCACGCCTGCTGGCCCTGCTCGAGGCCGAGGCGCCGGGCGCGCGGCTGCGCTCGGTAGTGGCCAATCCGCAGGATCTCGCGGCGATGATGGATGCAGGCGAGGTCGATCTGGCTATCGGCTATTTCCCCGATCTGGTCACCGCTGTGTTCAAGCAGCAGCTGCTGTTCCGCCATGGCAGCGCCTGTATCGTGCGCAACGACCATCCGACGATCCGCAAGACTTTGACTCTGGAGGACTATCTGGCGGCGCGTCATATCGCCGTGGCGCCGGCCGGGCGGCTGCGCGATGTGGTGGAGGCAACGCTCGCCGCGCAGCATCTGCACCGGGAGGTGGCGCTGGAGATTCCGCATTTCATCAATCTGCCGTTTCTCGTCGAGGCGTCCGATCTGGTGGCTACGGTACCACAGCCGCTGGCGCAGCAGTTCGCGCGGATCTGCGCATTGCGCGTCTTCGAGGTGCCTTTCGCGGTGCCGGCGCTGGAGATCAAGCAGCTCTGGCACAAGCGTTATGACGGGCATCCCCGCCTGCAATGGCTGCGCCGGATCGTCGCACGGGTGATCCAGAACCGGCCGCATCTCGGCGTGGCCTGA
- the ligA gene encoding protocatechuate 4,5-dioxygenase subunit alpha: MTQPDYHDIPDYHDIPGTTVFDGGQTRRGYHLNQFCMSLMDPAARTRFLADERGYLDTWPLTEAQKLAVLARDYNAMIAEGGNIYFLGKIGATDGKSFVQLTAGMSGMTPEAYTAMMVAGGRPWHGLPALTPHEKGAS, translated from the coding sequence ATGACCCAACCCGATTATCACGACATCCCCGATTATCACGACATCCCCGGCACCACCGTCTTCGACGGCGGACAGACGCGCCGGGGCTATCACCTCAACCAGTTCTGCATGTCGCTGATGGACCCGGCGGCTCGGACTCGTTTCCTCGCCGACGAGCGCGGCTATCTCGATACCTGGCCGCTGACCGAGGCCCAGAAACTGGCGGTGCTGGCCCGCGACTACAACGCGATGATCGCCGAGGGCGGCAACATCTACTTCCTCGGCAAGATCGGCGCGACGGACGGCAAGTCCTTTGTCCAGCTCACCGCCGGCATGAGCGGCATGACCCCTGAGGCCTATACCGCGATGATGGTCGCTGGCGGGCGGCCATGGCACGGCCTTCCTGCGCTCACCCCGCATGAGAAAGGAGCGAGTTGA
- a CDS encoding PDR/VanB family oxidoreductase — protein sequence MNTTQIPLRVARKWAEADNVSGFELVADDGAELPGFTAGAHIDVEAAPGLIRQYSLCNAPAERHRYVIAVLREVASRGGSASMAEKLHEGDVLHVSAPRNHFPLAAEAPHHLLFAGGIGITPILAMAETLSALGTPFALHYACRSRASAAFLDRITASPFAEQAQCHFDDEAGGPLDLAAALAEAPEGAHVYVCGPAGFIDAVLGAAQAAGFPEAALHREFFAATAHEATAADGAFTVEIASTGQRIAVAADQPVIDALAAQGIDLPVSCEQGVCGTCVTRVLEGIPDHRDMFMTAAEHASNDQFTPCCSRAKTPLLVLDL from the coding sequence ATGAACACTACCCAGATACCGCTGCGCGTGGCACGCAAATGGGCCGAGGCGGACAACGTCTCCGGCTTCGAACTGGTCGCCGACGACGGCGCCGAATTGCCCGGCTTCACCGCCGGCGCCCATATCGATGTCGAAGCCGCGCCCGGACTGATCCGGCAGTATTCGCTGTGCAACGCGCCGGCCGAGCGCCACCGCTATGTCATCGCCGTGCTGCGCGAGGTCGCCTCGCGCGGCGGCAGCGCGAGCATGGCGGAAAAACTGCATGAAGGCGATGTCCTGCATGTGAGTGCGCCGCGCAACCATTTCCCGCTCGCCGCCGAAGCACCGCATCACCTGTTGTTCGCCGGCGGCATCGGTATCACCCCGATCCTCGCCATGGCGGAAACTCTGTCGGCACTGGGCACGCCTTTCGCGCTGCATTACGCCTGCCGTAGCCGGGCGAGCGCCGCCTTCCTCGACCGGATCACCGCGTCCCCCTTCGCGGAGCAGGCCCAATGCCACTTCGACGACGAGGCCGGCGGCCCGCTCGATCTGGCCGCGGCGCTGGCGGAGGCGCCTGAAGGCGCGCATGTCTATGTCTGCGGCCCGGCCGGCTTCATCGACGCGGTGCTAGGCGCGGCGCAGGCCGCCGGCTTCCCCGAGGCTGCGCTGCACCGTGAATTCTTCGCCGCGACAGCGCATGAAGCCACGGCGGCGGATGGCGCCTTCACCGTCGAGATCGCGAGCACCGGCCAGCGCATTGCGGTCGCCGCAGACCAGCCGGTGATCGACGCGCTGGCGGCTCAGGGCATCGATTTGCCGGTCTCCTGCGAGCAAGGCGTGTGCGGCACCTGTGTCACCCGCGTGCTCGAAGGCATCCCCGATCACCGCGACATGTTCATGACCGCGGCGGAACACGCGAGCAACGATCAGTTCACGCCTTGCTGCTCGCGCGCGAAGACGCCGCTGCTCGTCCTCGACCTGTGA